One genomic window of Chitinispirillum alkaliphilum includes the following:
- a CDS encoding N,N'-diacetylchitobiose/cellobiose phosphorylase, producing MTNEVKKNGFFTFTDQNEVYIKEHMGDVTREPWLMLLARRNQKQTETLCWGLTNNGSAFARIGTQEGDITNGFVHEDPYKTRLLGPYAYIVDEKGDYFSNTWYPVLKPEQSLETKFGFGYVVSKTAYGDIDVETTSFIPDSYDAMVQILKIKNNSSETKKLKLYNVNPVNLGDANEIQFSGYNTLTLGGAIIDKDINSVVWRSSYGIPFSDDNSKIKDMFGKVGVHTTSLENRSFSTHYEDFVGHYTRTMANPEAVEKRSDLKNQDAQELTSSLSAIQNDLQLDAGEEKEVVVVFAASSTEDYYVNGKKELKKFLSEVLVPQKAWEMFNTVKSEWLKELDKLQISVPNEPSLTPGFKWLQYQCAMVALLNRMKSRYHSGFEYGYGFRDILQDLLALLPYAPQSAKEMIKFTARHMFSDGYTYHNFFVSAPGEKGFVTCDDPLWLIFAVCEYIKETGDMDFLDEVVEYADEKEGHPSAKGSILEHMEIAIKKVWDQSDNGLPYLLMADWNDNLSGLFSHTSTMAAHQLFKALNDMVELLTLKGVDEDMVADYRVKAKIVKKSVDEKCIDKKGYYIRAKALENGDIDAFLNKIRPGMSGLDMEEVRKELEISKRDGNLVDLGSSETDGNVFLSPIAWSGFSGIADKERFDACVKVCDEVLDNKYGVRLCIADKGLIEGKLPKDFQVWKRNCVGRKENGSNFRHLESWYIASLAKFGYGNKACEIFLKTLPSNCSKDDPYKYSAEGFVYPEYVAGPDSDAYGKAGHTWLTGTAPTRLGVLTEWIFGVRRDYNGLMIDPCVNSKWDSFSLVRNFRGSQFTINFSNPNAVEKGVKSIEIDGTPIEGNVIPEKWCDGKNHTVEVVMG from the coding sequence ATGACAAACGAGGTTAAGAAGAACGGATTTTTTACATTTACCGACCAAAATGAAGTGTATATCAAAGAGCACATGGGCGATGTGACAAGAGAGCCCTGGCTTATGCTTCTGGCAAGAAGAAATCAAAAGCAAACAGAGACTCTCTGCTGGGGGCTTACCAATAATGGTTCAGCATTCGCCAGAATAGGAACCCAGGAAGGCGACATTACCAATGGTTTTGTACATGAAGACCCCTATAAAACAAGATTGCTCGGTCCATATGCCTATATAGTTGATGAAAAGGGAGATTATTTTTCAAACACATGGTACCCTGTTTTAAAGCCGGAACAGTCCCTTGAAACAAAATTCGGTTTCGGTTATGTTGTAAGCAAGACCGCCTATGGTGATATCGATGTGGAGACAACCAGCTTTATTCCAGACAGCTATGATGCGATGGTGCAGATCCTGAAGATAAAAAACAATTCTTCTGAAACAAAAAAACTAAAACTCTATAATGTAAACCCTGTCAATCTCGGGGACGCAAATGAAATCCAGTTCTCCGGGTACAATACACTGACTCTTGGCGGTGCGATAATCGACAAGGATATTAACAGTGTTGTATGGAGAAGCTCTTATGGGATTCCTTTTTCAGATGACAACTCCAAAATCAAGGATATGTTTGGAAAAGTCGGTGTACACACCACATCCCTTGAGAACAGAAGTTTCTCAACACATTATGAGGACTTTGTCGGCCATTATACCAGAACTATGGCAAATCCCGAAGCTGTAGAGAAAAGAAGTGATCTTAAAAATCAAGATGCCCAGGAACTCACCTCATCACTCTCTGCGATTCAAAATGATCTGCAGCTTGATGCCGGAGAGGAAAAAGAGGTAGTAGTGGTCTTTGCCGCTTCAAGTACTGAGGACTATTATGTTAATGGTAAAAAAGAGCTCAAAAAATTCCTCTCAGAAGTTCTTGTCCCTCAGAAAGCATGGGAAATGTTCAATACTGTTAAAAGTGAATGGCTCAAGGAACTGGATAAACTGCAGATATCTGTACCAAATGAACCTTCACTCACACCGGGTTTCAAATGGTTACAGTACCAGTGTGCCATGGTAGCTCTTCTTAACAGAATGAAATCCCGCTATCATTCAGGTTTTGAGTATGGTTATGGTTTCAGAGATATACTTCAGGATTTACTTGCCCTTCTCCCGTATGCACCTCAAAGTGCAAAAGAGATGATTAAGTTTACAGCCAGACATATGTTCTCCGATGGATATACATATCATAACTTCTTTGTAAGTGCTCCCGGTGAAAAGGGTTTTGTTACCTGTGATGATCCACTGTGGCTGATCTTTGCAGTGTGCGAATATATTAAAGAAACCGGGGATATGGATTTTCTCGATGAGGTTGTGGAGTACGCCGATGAAAAAGAGGGACATCCCAGTGCTAAAGGTTCCATACTTGAGCATATGGAGATTGCTATAAAAAAAGTGTGGGATCAATCGGATAATGGGTTACCATATCTGTTAATGGCTGACTGGAATGATAACCTCTCCGGGCTGTTCTCTCATACCTCAACTATGGCTGCCCATCAGCTTTTTAAGGCTCTAAATGACATGGTCGAGCTACTCACACTTAAAGGTGTGGATGAAGACATGGTTGCCGATTACAGAGTGAAGGCAAAAATTGTCAAAAAAAGTGTGGATGAAAAGTGTATCGACAAAAAAGGCTACTATATCAGAGCCAAAGCCCTTGAAAATGGAGATATCGATGCATTTCTAAACAAAATCAGACCTGGAATGAGCGGGCTCGATATGGAAGAAGTAAGAAAAGAACTCGAGATTTCAAAAAGGGATGGAAATCTGGTGGATCTTGGTAGCTCAGAAACCGATGGCAATGTTTTTCTCTCTCCCATTGCATGGTCTGGTTTTTCTGGAATTGCAGACAAGGAACGTTTTGATGCATGTGTAAAAGTGTGCGATGAGGTGCTTGATAACAAATATGGTGTAAGACTTTGCATCGCAGACAAGGGATTGATCGAGGGGAAACTACCTAAGGATTTTCAGGTATGGAAGAGAAACTGTGTTGGAAGAAAAGAAAATGGCTCAAACTTCCGTCACCTTGAGTCATGGTATATCGCTTCACTTGCTAAATTCGGATACGGCAACAAGGCTTGTGAAATTTTCTTGAAAACTCTTCCTTCAAACTGTTCAAAAGATGACCCTTACAAATACAGTGCTGAAGGGTTTGTGTATCCGGAGTATGTCGCAGGGCCGGATTCTGATGCTTACGGTAAAGCCGGCCACACATGGCTCACCGGAACCGCTCCTACAAGACTCGGTGTTTTAACTGAATGGATTTTCGGAGTAAGACGTGATTACAATGGCCTTATGATAGACCCTTGTGTCAATTCAAAATGGGACAGCTTCTCACTCGTAAGAAACTTCCGGGGATCACAGTTCACAATCAACTTCAGCAATCCAAATGCTGTTGAGAAAGGGGTTAAATCAATCGAAATTGATGGTACTCCTATCGAAGGAAATGTTATTCCGGAAAAATGGTGTGATGGTAAGAATCATACCGTAGAAGTGGTAATGGGTTAA
- a CDS encoding tetratricopeptide TPR_2, producing MLEEGWLDLSDLVDRVQDFIDLGLFQEAKSLLEKYETAFENEWEIHFLYSRLYSEQDKPKKAIEYLKRALEIDPTNADCLLGLFYAYTLENNVKVGGSYLLKAEKLYSQNHQVLIALIYYYVEINNPEKALTYFNQVKTKGTDNPEAFRNGGCAFNRLGRFEEAETCFKTALHLSPQFDEVRDLLTDQYVFTGKVQEAIDLYRASLEESPRNIHLMSRLIFCLAQNNQLDEAIATAKQSIQFYPNSPTGYIDLAYVYLNNNNVDQALIYADKAIDIAPIDSEAYRLKGIAYSELGKTVSAEKFFKHALSLEPENSEILRDYYNHLRTSDEEKMLKIISKVIDAEYPYCTEEFWFLADYYRDKGKNLKAFHFFNKAYKTMPAEKELIPPMIDILLDQGHTEYSLSFLYKYMEKSGWDEILNRFSEHRQLRGKWSQESMRLLRFLGQRPIDFRKWVFRLYIIRFLILTLSIVFLFCFSL from the coding sequence ATGCTCGAAGAGGGATGGCTGGATCTATCAGATCTTGTTGACAGAGTTCAGGACTTTATTGATCTTGGATTGTTTCAGGAAGCCAAATCACTGTTGGAGAAATACGAAACGGCATTTGAAAATGAATGGGAAATTCATTTCCTCTATTCAAGGCTTTACAGCGAACAGGACAAGCCCAAAAAAGCAATAGAATATCTAAAACGTGCACTTGAAATTGATCCAACAAATGCAGACTGCCTTTTAGGGCTTTTCTATGCCTATACCCTTGAGAATAATGTAAAAGTCGGTGGTAGTTACCTGCTCAAAGCAGAAAAACTCTATTCACAGAACCACCAGGTCCTCATCGCTCTTATCTACTACTATGTTGAGATAAATAACCCAGAGAAGGCTCTCACCTATTTTAATCAGGTGAAGACTAAGGGTACAGATAACCCCGAAGCATTCAGAAACGGAGGATGTGCGTTCAACAGGCTCGGTCGCTTCGAAGAAGCTGAAACCTGTTTTAAAACCGCATTACATCTCAGCCCACAGTTTGATGAGGTCCGCGATCTGCTGACCGATCAGTACGTTTTCACAGGCAAAGTGCAGGAAGCTATAGATCTGTACCGTGCTTCACTTGAAGAGTCACCCCGTAATATTCATCTTATGTCACGGCTTATTTTTTGCCTCGCACAAAACAATCAACTCGATGAAGCGATCGCCACAGCAAAACAATCAATACAGTTTTACCCAAACTCCCCTACAGGCTATATCGATTTGGCTTATGTGTATCTCAACAACAACAATGTTGACCAGGCTCTCATTTATGCGGATAAAGCAATAGACATAGCACCTATCGACTCTGAAGCATACAGGTTAAAGGGAATCGCTTATTCAGAGCTTGGCAAAACCGTTTCGGCTGAAAAATTCTTCAAACACGCACTCTCACTGGAACCTGAAAACAGTGAAATACTACGGGATTACTATAATCATCTCCGGACCAGTGATGAAGAGAAAATGCTCAAAATTATAAGTAAAGTAATTGATGCAGAGTATCCATACTGCACTGAAGAATTCTGGTTTTTGGCAGATTACTACCGTGATAAAGGTAAAAACCTTAAAGCATTCCACTTTTTCAATAAAGCCTATAAAACCATGCCTGCAGAAAAGGAGCTAATCCCCCCGATGATTGATATTCTCCTTGACCAAGGTCATACAGAATATTCCCTCTCCTTTTTATATAAGTACATGGAGAAAAGTGGATGGGATGAAATTTTAAACCGCTTTTCTGAGCACAGGCAACTAAGGGGAAAGTGGTCACAGGAAAGCATGCGGCTCTTGCGTTTTTTGGGGCAGCGTCCCATTGATTTTAGAAAATGGGTGTTCAGGTTATACATAATTCGATTTCTCATTCTGACCCTTAGTATAGTTTTTCTTTTTTGTTTTTCCCTGTAG
- a CDS encoding Alanine racemase: MESSQTKIKIKDTVSPLSPYIELSLDNLLYNLSVIKAKAPSKTRVLAVVKDCAYGLGSGPVALTLEQKGNVDFFAVARPEEAFALRNAGVKGSVLVLGRATEEQLQAGFDNNIIFTLNDPAELYKWKSYPLNVRFHVNIDTGMSRMGLLPGELDEMADILENTPSLRLEGAFTHMACADEPNTPTVQLQYEKFKKCIVNLCEKNQPPLHIHYSNSASCMRFPVQECTLIRPGIALYGCNPDPLQTFTPDLKQVASLKSRVVKMKKVPPGTPVSYGGNYITPCETWIATIPLGYAHGYPRFLSSRGEVLIGYRRYRIAGNVTMDYIMVDAGPNPDISIGDEVVAIGTQGDDTITADEIAVLGNTIGYEILCNLGKSIDRVYLLDNKIVYHKSGYNF; encoded by the coding sequence ATGGAAAGTAGTCAAACAAAAATTAAAATAAAAGACACCGTCTCTCCCCTATCTCCCTATATAGAATTATCGCTCGATAATCTACTGTATAATCTCAGTGTCATAAAGGCAAAGGCGCCGTCAAAAACCAGAGTACTTGCTGTGGTTAAGGACTGCGCCTACGGGTTGGGAAGCGGACCCGTTGCTCTCACCCTGGAGCAAAAGGGGAATGTGGATTTTTTCGCTGTGGCACGCCCCGAAGAAGCCTTTGCTCTTAGAAATGCAGGGGTTAAAGGCTCTGTTCTTGTTTTGGGAAGAGCAACAGAAGAGCAGCTTCAGGCCGGATTCGATAACAACATAATATTTACCCTTAACGACCCGGCAGAACTCTATAAGTGGAAATCCTACCCGCTCAATGTCCGCTTTCATGTAAATATCGATACCGGAATGTCCAGAATGGGATTATTACCCGGTGAGTTGGACGAAATGGCCGATATTCTGGAAAATACACCTTCACTGCGCCTTGAAGGTGCATTTACACATATGGCATGCGCCGATGAACCAAATACGCCTACAGTGCAGCTTCAATATGAAAAATTTAAAAAATGCATAGTTAATCTTTGCGAGAAAAACCAGCCGCCTCTCCATATCCATTACAGCAACTCCGCATCGTGTATGCGTTTTCCTGTGCAGGAGTGCACACTTATCAGACCGGGAATCGCCCTGTACGGATGTAACCCCGATCCTCTGCAAACTTTTACACCCGACCTCAAGCAGGTTGCATCTCTTAAGTCAAGAGTGGTGAAGATGAAAAAAGTTCCCCCCGGAACACCAGTTTCCTATGGCGGGAATTATATCACTCCCTGTGAAACCTGGATCGCCACTATTCCATTGGGTTATGCCCATGGATACCCCAGATTCTTAAGCTCCAGGGGGGAAGTACTGATTGGCTACAGACGTTACAGAATTGCGGGAAATGTAACAATGGATTACATAATGGTGGATGCCGGCCCAAATCCCGATATCTCTATAGGCGACGAGGTCGTTGCCATAGGAACACAGGGCGATGATACAATCACTGCCGATGAAATCGCCGTCCTGGGTAATACTATCGGCTATGAAATCCTCTGCAATCTTGGGAAATCTATAGATCGGGTGTACCTTTTGGATAACAAAATCGTATATCATAAATCGGGTTATAACTTTTAG
- a CDS encoding Membrane-bound lytic murein transglycosylase C precursor — MIRNLKLQTISIITSLALAFTLLGKDFDTYLENLRKEEELFRVRQQQGAELILQQQRAHATKSRREFVQWRREKERKFREYREQIINKWGEFITPSNTQWVEYSSDGESVSYVDFKTGTVTIEILNHSKDQEEDIIDKITESVERVVSSRGSGCVIPVHTDEDDKAIHEKPILKDQVQLRDGTPVEPTNADALVNELKTEGKIETLPAQIPGSFKTVISFPLAPEHLQKRMEPYLPYIHKYSKKYNLRPDKILAIIHTESWFNPMAISSANAVGLMQLVPESGGADAYAFVYGSPAIPTQEFLFDPKRNIELGCAYLFILNTRYFHAVNGTVKRNYCTISAYNTGPGNVAFAFTGNRRIGDAIPIINSFHTEQQLFDFLTQTLPYSETRNYLQKVVERMSQYEPLYLIH; from the coding sequence ATGATCAGAAACCTAAAGCTTCAGACAATTAGTATCATTACCAGTTTAGCGCTGGCGTTTACCCTTTTGGGGAAAGATTTTGACACCTACCTTGAAAATCTCCGAAAAGAAGAAGAGCTTTTCAGAGTTCGGCAACAGCAGGGTGCAGAGTTGATATTACAGCAACAGCGTGCTCATGCAACCAAATCACGAAGAGAATTTGTTCAATGGAGAAGAGAAAAAGAGAGGAAATTCCGCGAATACAGAGAACAGATCATTAACAAGTGGGGCGAATTTATCACACCATCAAATACACAATGGGTTGAATATTCCTCAGATGGTGAATCTGTCAGTTATGTCGATTTTAAAACTGGTACAGTTACAATAGAAATCCTTAACCACTCCAAAGACCAAGAAGAAGATATCATTGACAAGATAACAGAATCGGTTGAGAGAGTGGTGAGCAGCAGGGGCTCAGGCTGCGTTATCCCGGTCCACACAGATGAAGATGATAAAGCGATTCATGAAAAGCCAATATTAAAGGATCAGGTTCAACTCAGGGACGGCACACCTGTTGAACCTACAAATGCAGATGCACTTGTTAATGAACTTAAAACTGAAGGGAAAATTGAAACACTTCCCGCCCAAATTCCAGGCAGCTTCAAAACAGTCATCTCTTTTCCACTCGCACCGGAACATCTTCAGAAAAGAATGGAACCATACCTGCCATATATCCATAAATACAGCAAAAAATATAATCTCAGACCCGATAAAATACTTGCCATAATTCACACCGAGTCTTGGTTTAACCCTATGGCCATATCAAGTGCAAATGCTGTTGGCCTCATGCAGCTTGTCCCTGAAAGCGGCGGTGCCGATGCGTATGCGTTTGTCTACGGCAGTCCCGCAATCCCAACCCAGGAATTTCTGTTTGATCCCAAACGCAACATTGAACTTGGATGCGCATACCTGTTTATCCTCAACACCAGATATTTTCACGCTGTAAACGGAACGGTGAAAAGAAACTACTGTACCATTTCAGCATACAACACCGGACCAGGTAATGTGGCATTTGCCTTCACTGGTAACAGAAGAATCGGGGATGCCATTCCAATCATCAACTCTTTTCATACTGAGCAGCAGCTCTTTGATTTCCTCACCCAAACTCTTCCCTACTCTGAAACCAGGAATTATCTGCAAAAAGTGGTAGAGAGGATGAGTCAATATGAACCACTTTATCTGATCCATTAA
- a CDS encoding Rubrerythrin: MSTMDNLQEAFAGESQASRKYSAFAKKAESDGLHQVAKLFRAASEAETVHAHAHLRVMKGIKSTSENLQEAIEGESEEFKSMYPKMVKLAEEEGNKAAQTSFRYAMAVEEIHHGLYSKALEAVKGGRDLPGADIYVCPVCGNTVENSVPENCPVCGVAGSKFMTIA; the protein is encoded by the coding sequence ATGTCTACAATGGATAATTTGCAGGAAGCATTTGCAGGTGAAAGTCAGGCAAGCCGTAAGTACTCAGCTTTTGCAAAAAAGGCTGAAAGTGATGGTCTTCATCAGGTTGCAAAGCTCTTCCGTGCAGCTTCTGAAGCAGAAACAGTTCATGCTCATGCTCATCTCAGGGTTATGAAAGGAATTAAGAGTACTTCAGAAAATCTTCAGGAAGCGATAGAGGGGGAGAGTGAAGAGTTTAAAAGTATGTATCCCAAGATGGTCAAGCTTGCAGAGGAAGAGGGGAACAAAGCTGCACAGACTTCATTTAGATATGCAATGGCAGTAGAAGAGATTCATCATGGCCTTTACTCCAAAGCTCTCGAGGCAGTCAAGGGTGGGCGTGATCTTCCTGGTGCAGATATTTATGTTTGTCCAGTGTGTGGCAATACTGTTGAAAACAGTGTTCCTGAAAACTGTCCTGTGTGCGGAGTGGCTGGAAGTAAATTTATGACCATCGCTTAA
- a CDS encoding type 11 methyltransferase, which yields MYSKIKRSLREAALSTGIGYSLYLKKKGWGRSAYDQRQFPGPNTTLKSSDEWQKCCIEVEKLRLPSHPSPQKNWDSLISLGEIINHVSSPKAKILDAGATMDSVILPWLYIYGYRNLTGLNLSFNRTIFRGSICYEHGDMTNTRFKDNFFDAVSCLSVVEHGVNLTMFFREMNRIIKPGGILVLSTDYWPSPIETGHIRAFDTDFKVFNKKTLEEMFKIAATNGFSLHGETDTNCKDKAVAWDEHNIEYTFFCCTLIKEIS from the coding sequence TTGTACTCGAAAATAAAAAGATCTCTTCGTGAAGCAGCACTATCTACAGGTATAGGCTATTCCCTTTATCTCAAGAAAAAGGGTTGGGGCAGATCTGCTTATGATCAGCGGCAGTTTCCTGGTCCAAATACAACATTGAAAAGTTCTGATGAGTGGCAAAAATGTTGTATCGAAGTTGAAAAGCTCCGGTTACCATCACACCCCTCGCCTCAAAAAAACTGGGATAGTCTGATATCTCTTGGAGAGATTATCAACCATGTCTCATCACCCAAAGCTAAAATTCTGGATGCAGGCGCAACCATGGATTCAGTCATCTTACCCTGGCTCTACATCTATGGGTACAGAAATTTGACGGGACTAAACCTCTCATTTAACAGAACCATTTTCAGAGGATCAATTTGCTACGAACATGGAGATATGACCAACACCAGATTCAAAGACAACTTTTTTGATGCAGTGAGCTGTTTAAGTGTAGTGGAGCATGGTGTGAATCTTACAATGTTTTTTAGGGAGATGAACCGAATAATCAAGCCCGGGGGTATACTCGTTCTCTCTACAGATTACTGGCCATCCCCCATCGAAACCGGGCATATCCGGGCTTTCGATACTGATTTCAAAGTGTTTAATAAAAAAACGCTGGAAGAGATGTTTAAAATCGCAGCAACAAACGGATTTAGTTTGCATGGAGAAACAGACACAAATTGTAAGGATAAAGCTGTAGCTTGGGATGAGCACAATATTGAATACACGTTTTTTTGCTGTACATTAATAAAGGAAATTAGTTAA
- a CDS encoding Endo-1,4-beta-glucanase, which translates to MNWSWATFENPAAASGTTDWTWYEGVPVSITDVTHVIGRPALQGNDIGEGTVWFDDITLVERDASGNETGQWSWDYNRNDDFYYWSDPQQGSGTWSATEGREGSGCWKITGSGRDAVLSDGLNMIMLKRGHSYTMSGWMKTENLPPAAQARIRLDFYSSDGELYKWNREYLEAELDRYLEFGRQHNVPLYLGEFGCITGAFEENRGGLIWVEQMLQLCEEKGIHYNYHTWHETAFGIYQNPPHLPFDPSTGNQELINLFTRMQRR; encoded by the coding sequence ATGAACTGGAGCTGGGCTACGTTTGAAAATCCTGCTGCTGCAAGTGGCACTACAGACTGGACCTGGTATGAGGGTGTTCCTGTAAGCATTACAGATGTTACACATGTAATCGGCCGCCCGGCTCTTCAGGGAAATGATATCGGAGAAGGAACCGTGTGGTTTGACGATATCACACTGGTAGAAAGGGATGCAAGTGGGAATGAAACCGGCCAATGGAGCTGGGATTATAACAGAAATGATGATTTTTATTACTGGTCCGATCCACAACAGGGGTCAGGTACATGGAGCGCAACTGAGGGACGCGAGGGGTCAGGTTGCTGGAAAATCACTGGTTCAGGCCGTGATGCAGTACTATCTGACGGACTGAACATGATCATGCTTAAAAGGGGGCATTCCTACACTATGAGCGGCTGGATGAAAACCGAAAATCTCCCCCCTGCAGCACAGGCCCGTATAAGACTTGATTTTTATAGCTCTGATGGAGAATTATACAAGTGGAACAGGGAGTATCTTGAAGCAGAACTTGATCGGTATCTTGAATTTGGCCGCCAACATAATGTCCCTCTTTACCTTGGGGAGTTTGGATGCATTACAGGGGCTTTTGAGGAGAACCGGGGTGGGCTTATATGGGTAGAGCAGATGCTCCAACTCTGTGAGGAAAAGGGTATTCATTATAATTATCATACCTGGCATGAAACTGCGTTTGGAATTTATCAGAATCCACCCCATCTGCCGTTTGATCCATCCACGGGGAATCAGGAGCTCATTAATCTTTTTACACGGATGCAGAGGAGATAG
- a CDS encoding Endo-1,4-beta-glucanase translates to MKSIYSFSLQDQQAVQNLPTLSKLSLLWFIILLIFSCNTKNVTGQTFTPQANTPQNSFFQVQGNQILSPDGSPFQIMGVAFGNQVWHPPPHPPPNHHDRIDYGRAAAMGFNTVRFYLDYRLFEEDYAPYLYKESGFEWIDQNIQWAKEHGISLILNMHYPQGGFQSLERGGALWSQRSNQKRLIARRYKNKPQILGFDLVNEPVVTESIDQWINLANEIVTSIREVNPNHITIIERLNANLSRTNDPWNPNQNGEMNFFLIDDPNLIYQFHFTHPSNLLTRMLPKFRQLSV, encoded by the coding sequence TTGAAAAGCATTTATTCATTTTCTCTTCAGGATCAGCAAGCTGTGCAAAACCTCCCCACTCTCAGCAAACTTTCCCTTTTATGGTTTATAATTCTGTTGATTTTTTCCTGCAACACTAAGAACGTCACAGGACAAACCTTTACTCCCCAGGCAAACACCCCTCAAAACAGCTTCTTTCAGGTGCAGGGAAATCAAATTCTTAGTCCGGACGGATCACCATTTCAGATCATGGGTGTGGCTTTTGGCAATCAGGTCTGGCACCCCCCCCCTCACCCTCCACCCAACCATCACGACCGTATAGATTATGGACGGGCTGCCGCAATGGGATTTAACACCGTTCGATTTTACCTTGACTATCGTCTTTTTGAAGAGGACTACGCTCCTTATCTGTATAAGGAGAGCGGCTTTGAGTGGATAGATCAGAATATTCAATGGGCAAAGGAGCATGGCATCTCTCTTATCCTGAACATGCATTACCCTCAGGGTGGTTTTCAGTCCCTTGAGAGAGGTGGAGCACTCTGGAGTCAACGAAGTAATCAGAAGCGTTTGATTGCACGAAGGTACAAAAACAAGCCTCAGATACTTGGGTTTGATCTGGTAAACGAACCGGTGGTAACAGAGAGTATAGATCAGTGGATTAATCTTGCAAATGAGATAGTAACCAGCATCCGAGAGGTCAATCCCAATCACATAACCATAATTGAGCGCCTGAATGCAAACCTAAGTCGTACCAATGATCCCTGGAACCCCAACCAGAACGGGGAAATGAATTTTTTCCTTATAGATGATCCCAATCTAATATATCAGTTTCATTTTACTCACCCTTCGAATTTACTCACCAGAATGCTCCCTAAGTTCCGTCAACTGTCGGTATAA